The Benincasa hispida cultivar B227 chromosome 11, ASM972705v1, whole genome shotgun sequence genome has a segment encoding these proteins:
- the LOC120091453 gene encoding uncharacterized protein LOC120091453 has product MEELISNFTKTLAPFCNHLQNSCDALKQSMDRRPIPLDSASSTFIQSLNRRVSTANVDLNLLESMSLETVSFEELLGHVSEVYKKNESDLLELQKQLKGVGYIPEFEIDEDDEILNHVSTPGLNYELASSMDGLNVPSSYHKSVSTTGLAKHSFEEDILLDDSLSLQNAGLSDVCLATLASEGNSTFKDPYMDLHTPKKSLEKPLGSNFPHQSTEQTVGSPEGEGEDYLTFEEAISPLITLSKDDFESLPSYMKGLASWEDLIVAVEKINSCLETKGKGKNYILQDEISTMDLGPKARSFLLLLVRMKRVVVETVEGQISYRVL; this is encoded by the exons atGGAGGAATTGATCTCGAACTTCACCAAAACCCTAGCGCCGTTCTGCAACCATCTCCAAAACAGCTGCGATGCCCTCAAGCAGTCCATGGATCGCCGCCCCATTCCCCTTG ATTCGGCATCATCGACCTTCATACAATCTCTCAACCGCCGCGTGTCGACTGCTAACGTTGATCTCAACTTGCTCGAATCAATGTCATTAGAAACAGTATCATTCGAGGAGCTTTTAGGTCATGTCAGTGAAGTATATAAGAAGAACGAAAGTGATCTTCTGGAGCTACAGAAGCAGCTCAAAGGTGTCGGATACATTCCAG AGTTTGAGATTGATGAAGACGACGAAATTCTTAATCATGTATCAACGCCTGGGTTGAATTACGAGCTTGCAAGTTCCATGGATGGATTGAACGTACCGTCTTCTTACCATAAATCAGTCTCCACGACAGGACTTGCTAAGCATAGTTTTGAAGAAGATATACT GCTCGACGActctttaagtttacaaaatGCTGGGCTTTCTGATGTTTGCCTTGCCACTCTAGCATCTGAAG GCAACTCTACGTTCAAAGATCCATACATGGATTTGCATACACCAAAAAA atcCTTAGAGAAACCGCTTGGCTCAAATTTTCCACACCAATCCACAGAACAGACTGTGGGATCCCCTGAAG GGGAAGGTGAAGATTACTTGACATTTGAAGAAGCCATTTCACCTCTAATTACGCTCTCAAAGGACGATTTTGAAAGCCTCCCATCATATATGAAGGGCCTAGCATCATGGGAG GACCTCATCGTGGCTGTTGAGAAGATCAATTCATGCTTGGAGACGAAAGGCAAGGGGAAAAACTATATCCTTCAAGATGAAATTTCAACTATGGACCTTG
- the LOC120091571 gene encoding probable glutamate carboxypeptidase AMP1: MAQPPLKQLATICTSKPAPLPTFLFVVIICVLGFFTFHFSSLSSFSATSTPSNSVRFQQLLLSSASNYTVASYLRSLTLHPHLAGTEPSLETVQYVESHFRELGLETHSIQYDALLSYPKSASLSARLPNGSVVNIPLSEYVEGVVQPYHAYSPSGTAYGTAVFVNYGRDEDYRALAKIGVAVDGCIAVARKGEFPRGVVVAKAEANGAKGVLLYTEGDGFRQGFERGTVMRGIGDPLSPGWAAIDGAERLSLNDSEVLKRFPKIPSMPLSAEAAEIILSSLDSASVPPEWRDMKGKLGSAAVGPGGPTFINFTYQGERKVATIRNVIAVIKGLEEPDRFVLMGNHRDAWSFGAVDPNSGTAALLDIARRFALLRRLGWNPRRTILLCSWDAEEFGMIGSTEWVEQNIVNLGTKAVAYLNVDCAVQGPGFFSGATPQLDDLLHEVTAQVQDPDVKGATVYDTWTAKNGIGNIERLGALNSDFAAFVQHAGVPSVDVYYGRDFPVYHTAFDTYDWMANYGDPLFQRHVTVGSIWGLLALRLSDDLILPFSYVSYANQLQAYQDTLNDVLDGSVSLHTLSTSIQELKSAAQEIENEAKRLREQEIFSDVALFQKRALNDRLMLAERGFLDVDGLRGRPWFKHLVYGPPSDYESALVYFPSIADAVSESKKMNKREMEEVIQHEIWRVARAIRRAALALKGELS; the protein is encoded by the exons ATGGCTCAGCCGCCATTGAAGCAGCTTGCCACCATCTGCACATCGAAGCCTGCTCCATTACCGACCTTTCTCTTTGTTGTCATCATCTGCGTTTTGGGTTTTTTCACATTTCATTTTTCGAGCTTATCGTCGTTCTCTGCAACTTCGACTCCGAGCAATTCCGTTCGGTTCCAGCAGCTTCTTCTTTCATCGGCGTCGAACTACACCGTCGCGTCGTATCTTCGGTCGCTCACTCTTCATCCGCATCTCGCTGGAACGGAACCCTCATTGGAAACTGTCCAATACGTCGAGTCTCACTTCCGGGAACTTGGGCTTGAAACGCACTCGATTCAGTATGATGCTCTGCTTTCTTACCCAAAATCCGCTTCTCTTTCGGCTCGATTGCCGAATGGAAGCGTTGTCAATATTCCGTTATCGGAATATGTTGAGGGGGTAGTTCAACCCTACCATGCTTATTCGCCGTCCGGCACGGCGTACGGCACGGCTGTGTTCGTGAACTACGGCCGGGACGAGGACTACAGGGCGCTAGCGAAGATCGGCGTCGCCGTCGACGGATGCATTGCGGTGGCGAGGAAAGGGGAATTTCCGAGGGGCGTGGTGGTGGCGAAGGCGGAGGCTAATGGGGCAAAAGGGGTTCTATTGTACACCGAGGGCGACGGATTTAGACAGGGCTTTGAGAGAGGGACGGTGATGAGAGGAATTGGGGACCCACTCAGCCCTGGTTGGGCAGCCATTGATGGAGCTGAGAGGTTGAGTTTGAACGACAGTGAAGTTTTGAAAAGGTTCCCAAAAATTCCTTCTATGCCTTTGTCGGCTGAGGCTGCTGAGATCATTCTGAGTTCACTCGACTCTGCTTCCGTACCGCCGGAGTGGCGGGACATGAAAGGCAAGCTTGGGTCGGCGGCGGTGGGGCCTGGTGGTCCGACATTTATCAACTTCACTTACCAG GGGGAGAGGAAAGTGGCAACAATTCGTAATGTCATAGCTGTCATAAAGGGGTTAGAAGAGCCTGATCGCTTTGTGCTTATGGGTAATCATAGAGATGCATGGAGTTTTGGTGCTGTTGACCCGAACAGTGGAACTGCTGCCTTACTTGACATTGCACGTCGTTTTGCTCTTTTGAGAAGGTTGGGGTGGAACCCTCGAAGGACAATTCTTCTTTGTAGTTGGGATGCTGAAGAATTTGGTATG ATAGGATCTACCGAGTGGGTTGAGCAAAACATTGTGAACCTTGGAACCAAAGCTGTGGCCTACCTTAATGTAGATTGTGCAGTTCAGGGACCGGGGTTCTTTTCTGGTGCAACTCCTCAGCTAGATGATCTCCTCCATGAGGTTACTGCTCAG GTCCAGGATCCTGATGTGAAAGGTGCAACTGTGTATGACACATGGACAGCCAAAAATGGAATTGGGAAT ATTGAAAGACTTGGTGCTCTGAATTCTGATTTTGCTGCATTTGTGCAACATGCAGGAGTTCCGTCAGTTGATGTGTATTATGGAAGAG ATTTTCCTGTCTATCATACTGCCTTTGACACCTATGATTGGATGGCAAATTATGGAGACCCATTGTTTCAACGGCATGTGACTG TTGGCAGCATATGGGGACTGCTAGCCCTTCGGCTTTCTGACGACTTAATTCTCCCTTTCAGTTATGTCTCCTATGCGAATCAGTTACAG GCATACCAAGATACACTGAACGATGTTTTAGATGGGAGCGTATCGTTGCACACCTTATCAACATCCATCCAAGAACTCAAATCTGCTGCCCAAGAAATTGAGAATGAAGCAAAG agattgagagagcaagaaatTTTTAGTGATGTGGCATTGTTTCAAAAGCGAGCATTAAATGATCGTTTGATGCTTGCCGAAAGAGGCTTCCTAGATGTAGATGGGCTTCGCGGTCGTCCATGGTTCAAGCATCTT GTTTACGGGCCTCCGAGCGACTACGAAAGTGCACTGGTTTACTTTCCCAGTATTGCAGATGCAGTCTCCGAATCCAAGAAAATGAACAAAAGGGAAATGGAGGAAGTAATTCAGCATGAGATTTGGAGAGTGGCTAGAGCCATTAGAAGGGCTGCTTTAGCACTTAAAGGTGAACTCTCATGA